The DNA segment TGGTGACGTACTCGATGAGCAGCTCTCCGACGCGCGCGTTGTCGCTCATCCCGCCGAACGCGTGGCTTCCCGGCCCGTAGGCAAGGAGCGGCACCATGGACGCCGTGTGGTCGTCGCACGCGAAGTGCGGGGCCGTGATGGCGCGCCGTTCGAGCGAGCCGTCAAGAAGCGCGTAGCCTCCGGTCTCGTGGTCCGACGTGACGACGACGAGCGTCCGCCCGTCGCGCTCGGCGAAGTCCATCACCACGCCCACGGCGGCGTCGAAGTCGAGCATCTCGTCCACGATCCAGTCGTGGTCGTTCTCGTGCCCGCCCCAGTCGATCTGAGAGCCCTCGACCATCAGGAAGAACCCGTCGTCGTCGCGCGAGAGGACCTCAAGGGCCTTCCAGGTCAGCTCGCGCAGGTCGGGGTCGCGCTCGCGGGCGCGGCCCGGGTGGTCCGGCGCGAAGAAGGCGGCCGCGCGCTCCGTGTCGCCCAGCGCCCTGAACTCGGCCGGCGCCAGCGCGACGGGCATCCGCTCGCGTATCGCGCTCAGAAGGTCGAGCCCGTCGTGGCGCCCGCCGCCCTCCGCGGCCGGCAGAAAGTGCGACCAGCCGCCGCCGAAGAGCACCTCTACGTCGCTCGCGGCGATCTGCTGCGCAATCTCGAGGTTGTCCTCGCGGCCCGCGACGTGCGCCACGAACGCGGCCGGCGTCGCGTGCGTGATCGAGCACGTGACGACGAGCCCCGTGGCCATACCGCGGTCCTCGGCGTGATCGAGGACAGTCCTGAGCGCGACACCCACAGGCGACATCGCCACAGTGCCGTTCACGGTCTTGTGCCCCGTCGCGAGGGCCGTGCCGCTCGCGGCGGAGTCGGTCACGAGCGCGCTCGCCGACCAGGTGGACACGATCCCCCCGACCGGCAGCCGCTCCATCTCGAGCCGCCCCGCCGCCACCTTCGCCGAGGTGACGTGGGCCGTTCCCATGCCGTCCCCGATCATGAGGACCACGTTGCGGGGCCCGGCGACGGGGGAGGGTGCGGGACGCACGGGAGCGTGCGCGCAGCCTGCGGCGATCAGGACAAGGAGTAGGATGAACGCCTTCGCTGTCGCCCCCGTGACGCTTCTTGACATCGTCGGCCCTCCGAGGAACGAACGGTTTCGGCGCCGCCTCGCGGCCCGAGCGCCCGCCCGGGCCGTCATGGTGCGCCGCTCGAACAAGAGCGTAGCACGCGGCCGCCGGAAGTCAAACGAGGCGGCGGGACCGGTCTATCAGGCTCTGGTCTCGGGCCGCGCGACCGGCTACAATGGAGACATCCCGTTGCGGCGCGTGCTGCCCGGAACCGCAGCGGACACCGCCCGGAGGTGACGCGATGCCCCCCTCGATGAGCAGCAACCCCGCCCGCACGACGGCGGAGCAGCTGCCGACCGGCTTCGAGTCGGCCGGAGGACTCGACGACTCGACGCTCGAGGTCTGCCAGCTTCGCTGGCTCGACGACGCGCTCTCGCCGATCAGCCGCGTTGAATCGTGGTACCTTCTCGCGCACGGGAAGGCGCTGGGGCTCCGCCGCCGCGTCATGGCGCTTCTCTCGCGGCTTCTGAGCATCCCGGCCGAGCCCTATGGCGGCTGGCTCCGGTGGACGGACGCCGGTGGCGGGGCGTCGGCCGCCGCCGCTCCCCGGCACTGGTGCTGCGGCCTACAGGCCGGCGACCTCGTCGAGGTTCGATCGCTCGATGAGATCACGGCGACGCTCGACGAGCACGGCAAGCACGGCGGACTCAAGTTCCTCCGCCCGATGGAGCAATACTGCGGGCGACGCTTCCGCGTGCTCAAGCCCGTGCGGCGGATCCTCGACGAGCACGACCACGTGATGCGGACCATCAAGGACACCGTCGTCCTCGAAGGCGGCATCTGCCACGGCCAGGGCATCCGCGGCAGGGACGGCTGCGACCGGAGCTGCTTCTTCTACTGGAAGGTGGCGTGGGTGAAGAAGGTCGAGCGGAGCGACAGCGACCGTGCATGACCCCGCAGTATATGCCCGCCGCCGATGAACCGTGACCCCGCGTGCGACGGACGCTTCCCCGGCGGCGCCCCGTCGCGCAATCACGTCCTCTCCGACGCCGACATCGGCGGCCTCCTGTGGCGGCTCTCGATCCCCGCGACGGTCGGCATGGCCGCCATGGCAGCGTACAACGTCGTCGACACCATCTTCATCGGCCGCGGCGTCGGGACGCTCGGCATCGCGGGGCTCGCCGTCTGCTTCCCCGTTCAGCTCATCGTCCTGGCCCTCGGACACCTCATCGGGATGGGGGCGGCCTCGATCATCTCCCGCGCGCTCGGCGCGGGCGATCGCGAGCGCGTGGCGCGCACGGCGGGGAACGCGCTCACGCTCATCCTCATCGCCGCCGCGTGCATCATGGCGCTCGGGTTCGGGTTCCTCGATCGGCTTCTGAGGGTGTTCGGCGCCACCGAGGCGATCCTCCCGTACGCGCGGGCGTACATGGCGACCGTGCTCTGGGGCACGGGCTTCTCGTGCTACTCGATGGCCCAGGGGAACATCATCCGCGCCGAGGGGCAGGCGATGGTGGCCATGACTCGCATGCTCATCGGCGCGGGCGTGAACGTCATTCTCGACCCGATCTTCATCTTCGCCCTCGGCATGGGCATCCGCGGCGCCGCGATCGCGACCGTCATCGCGCAGGCGTGCTCCACCGTGTTCATCGCCGCGTACTTCGCGAGCGGCCGGAGCAGCCTCTCCATGCGCCTGAGGGACATGAGGCTCGCGCCGGCGATCGTCCGCGAGACGCTCGCGGTCGGCGCGGCCTCGTTCGGCCGGATGGTCGCTGGCAGCGTCGTCATGATCATCCTCAACAGGAGCCTCGGGCGCCACGGCGGGGACCTCGCGATCGCCGCGTACGGCGTCATCCACCGCATCCTGCAGTTCTCGTTCATGCCGCTCATGGGATTCGCGCAGGCGCTCCAGCCGGTGGCGGGGTTCAACTACGGCGCGAAGCGCTACCTCACCGCGAGACACGCGATGCGCATCTCGTCGGTGCGCTCCACGCTGTTCGCCGCGGGCGCGTTCGCGGCGTTCATGCTCGCCGCGCGGCCGATGATCGGTCTCTTCTCGCGGGACGACGAGCTCATCCGGATGGCGGTCCCGGCCCTCCGCATCGTTGCGGCGGCGTTCCCGATGCTCGGGGTCCAGATGATGGGGGCCGCGCTGTTCCAGGCGTTCGGACGCGCTCGGCCCGCGGTCTTCCTCACGCTCTCGCGGCAGGTGGTCTTCTTCATACCGCTCGTGCTCTTGCTTCCCCTCTCGATGGGCCTTTGGGGCATCTTCCTCGCGTTTCCCGCGGCCGACGTCCTCGGGACCGTCGTGACCGTCGCCATGCTCGTCCGCGAGTCACGGAGACTCGAGCGGATGCACCTGTCGTTCGAGGCGGCGTCGTAGGGCGCGCCACGAGCGCCTTGCACTGGCGCGGAGTCGGTGCGATACTCCCCGCCATCCGAGCCCGAACCGGACCCACTCCGCAGGCAGGCCCATGGACCTCGCGCGGCACATCAGCCCGGACCAGATCCTCGTCGGCATCGAGGTCAACGACAAGTGGGAGCTCCTCGACCGCATGATCGCGGCGGTCGGGCGGAGCCCCATCGTCGCCTCGCAGCCCGACCAGGTGAAGAGCCGGATCGGCCCGCTCATCCTCGCGCGGGAGCGTGAGCACCCGTCGGGCATCGCCAACGGGCTTGCGTATCCCCACGCGCGCGTCCCCGGCTTCCGCGGGTTCGTCGCGGCGCTCGCCGTCCTCAGTCGCGAGATCGAGTACGAGACCCTCGACAGCACGGCCGTCAGGCTCGTGTTCATGGCCGTGACCCCGCTCGAGACGCCGATGGTCGGCATGCAGACGATGTCGCTCTTCGCCGGCCTCATGTCGCAGGCCGACGCGCGGGAGTTCCTGCTCACGCAGACCGACCCGGCCAAGGTCTACGAGTTCCTCGTCGAGCAGGCGCCGGCGTTCGAGCTCGTCGTCACGGCGCGGCAGCTCATGCGGCCCCTGACGGTGAAGGTCGCCCCGGACACGCCCATCCGCGTCGTGTCGCAGCTCATGTGCCAGTACGGCACCGACGCCGTGCCCGTGCTCGACGTGGACGACCGGATCGTGGGAGAGGTGACGAGCGACATCCTCTTCAAGAAGGGCCTGCCGGACTTCTTCTCGCAGCTCACGAACGTGGCCTTCATGCGCCACTTCGATCCGTTCGAGGCCTACTTCGAGAACGAGGCGAAGGCGAAGGCGGGCGACGCGATGTCGGCCGACTTCGCGGCGCTCCCAGAGGACGCGACGCTCATGGAGGTCGTGTACCTCTTCTCCGTGCGGAAGTACCCGAAGATCTACGTCGAGCGGGACCGCAGGGTCGTGGGCGTGATCGACCGCGCCGTGGTCGTGGACAGGATCCTCAACGTCTAGGAGACGTGGATGGGGCCGGCAGGAGACGCAGCCCGCCAGCTCGCGGCGAGGATGGCAGTGCCTCCCACGGCGGGGATGTGGTTCCCCATCGTCGTCTTCGGCGTCGTGTACGCGCTCATCGCGTCGGAGAAGGTGGACAAGACCGTCGCGGCATGTCTCGGCGCGGCGCTCGTCATCATGCTGGGCGGCATCTCGTACCACGACGCGCTCACGTACATCGACCTCAACGTCGTCTTCCTGCTCGTCGGCATGATGATGATCGTCGGCGTCCTCGCCGAGACCGGCTTCTTCGAGTGGATGGCGGTGCTCGTGGCGCGGAAGACGAGGGGAGACGGCGCGGCGGTCCTCGTGCTGTTCCTCGTGCTGACCGCCGTCATCTCGGCGTTCCTCGACAACGTCACGACGGTCGTGCTCATCGCGCCCGTCACCATTCTCGTGTGCCAGGTCCTCGAGCTCCCCGTGATCCCGTTCCTTGTCCTCGAGGCCGTGTTCTCGAACATCGGAGGCACGGCGACGCTCATCGGGGACCCGCCGAACATCATGATCGCCTCCGAGACCGGACTCTCGTTCAACGAGTTCATCGCGCACCTCGGGCCCGCGGTCGTCGTCATCATGGCCGCGAGCGTGATCGCCGTGCTCGCGAAGTACCGCAGGCAGCTCGTTGTGCGCGAGTCGCTGCGGAAGCGCATCGAGAAGGCCGACCCCGCCGCGGCCATCACGGACCACAGACGGCTGCGCCGCGGCCTCGCGGTGTTCGGTCTCGTGCTCCTCGGCTTCTTCCTCGGGCGGTCGGCGGGCATTGAGCCGGGCATCGTCGCGCTGGCGGGCGGGATGCTCACGGCGCTGGCGTGCGGAAGCGACATCCGTCGCGTGATGGGGAAGGTGGAGTGGAACACGATCCTCTTCCTCGTCGGGCTCTTCATGCTCGTGGGGGCGATGCAGGAGCGGGGGGCGTTCGTCTGGCTCGGCCGCGAGCTCGTCATCCTCACGCGCGGCAATCTGCTTGCGACGACGCTCGTGATCCTGTGGGGCAGCGCGCTCGCGTGCTCCGTCGTGAACGCGATCCCGCTCACGATGGCAACGATCCCGCTCATCCGGTCGATCGTGCCGCTCTTCGCCGCGCAGCTTGGCATCGCGGGCGACGCCGCGGCGGTCCACGTGCAGGTCACCTACCCGCTCTTCTGGGCGCTGTCCCTCGGCGCGTGCCTCGGCGGGAACGGGACGCTCGTCGGCGCGGCGGCGAACGTCGTCATCGCGCAGACGGGCAGGCGGAACGGCTACGACATCACCTTCGGGCGCTTCGCGCGCATCAGCTTCCCGCTCATGCTCCTCAGCGTCGTCATCGCTGCCGCGTACCTCTGCCTGAGGTACTTCCTCCTCTAACCGGCCCCGCGGCCGGGGGGCTTGGTCCATGGCCTTCGCACTCGTGGGAACCGTCAACGGGACGCGCGTGAGCCTGGAGCTCCGCGATGGAGACCAGGTCGTCGGCCGCGCTCCCGAGTCGGACATCCGCCTCGAACACCGATCCGTGTCGCGTCGGCACGCGCTCGTATCGGTTGCCGGCGGGCGCGTGACGGTGACGGACCTCGGGAGCCGGAACGGCACGCGCGTGGACGGCGCTCGCATCGCCGCGCCGACGCCGGCGCGGGCGGGCAGCCGGATCGCCTTCGCGGACGTGTCATTGACGCTCCGCGCGCCCGGGCCTCCCGAGAGCACGGAGTACTGCCTGAGCGCGTCGGCCGTCGTGACGTCGGCCGTCCCGGTCTCGGCTCTCGCGGGGCCCACGGGCGAGCGTGGCGCGGGCCGCGACCTCTTCCGCGTCCTCGCCGACGCCGGTCAGTTCCTCGTGAGCGAGCGCCCGCTTGAGGGGATCTACGAGGACGTCCTCGGGCTCGTCGAGCGCGCGATCGCGTGTGACCGCATCGTCCTTCTCTCCCTGGAGGGCGAGGCGAGGACGCCGACGGTGCGCGCGTCGCGACTTCCGTCCGGGCGCGGCCGGGGCGACGAACTCGTGCTCAGCACCACGATGGTGCGTCAGGTGCTCGAGGACGGCGTCTCGCTTCTCACGAGCGACGCGCAGGCGGACCCGCGCTTCGGCGGGCACGACAGCGTCGTGCGGCAGGGCATCCGCGCGGCGATGGCCGCGCCGCTCTTCGACAACCACGAGATCATCGGCCTCCTGTACGCGGACACGACCGACCCCTCGTCGCGATACGGGGAGGACGAGCTCCGCGCCTTCACCGTGCTCGCGAACCTCATCGCCGTGAAGATCACGCAGGCGAGGCTGACCGAAGCGGAGGAGGAGAGGAAACGGTTCGAGCGCGAGCTCGGGACGGCGCGCGAGATCCTGGGGCACATCCTGCCCGAGACCGTCGAGGGCGTCGACCACTACGAGATCAGCGTCTCCTACACGCCGTGCGCCGAGGTGGGCGGCGACCTTTACGACGTGAGGCACCTGGAGGACGGGCGCTCGGTGATCATGGCGGGCGACGTGGCAGGGAAGGGACTCGGGGCCGCCATTCTGGTCTCGAGCATCGTCCCGGTGGCCGAGGTGCTGCTTGGGGGCGAGCGCGACCTCGTGAGCGCCGTGTCCGCGCTCAACCGGCAGGTCTGCGCGTCCACGGACGCCGTGCGCTACGCGACGCTGTTCGTCGCCGCGCTCGACCGCGCGAGCGGCCGGCTGGACTACGTGAACGCGGGGCACAACGCGCCGATCCTCGTGACCGCCGCGGGCGCGATGCGCGAGATCGCGGCGACCGGCATGCCGATCGGGATGCTCGAAGACGCTCCGTATGCCGCCGCGTCCCTCGTGCTCGAGCCGGGATCGTCGCTCGTCGTGTTCAGCGACGGCGTCACCGAGGCCGTGGGCAGGGACGGGGAGTTCTACGGAGAAGAGCGGCTGCGCCGGGCGCTGGGTCGGGCGGTGGCGGCGGGCGGCGAAGGAGAGGCGCCTTCCGCCTCGGACCTCGTGTCGCTGGTCATGGATGACCTGGGAGCGTTCACCGCGGGAGCGCCACAATCCGATGACATCCTCCTGCTTGTGGTGAAGCGAACCCCGAATCCCGTGTGACTGCCAGCCGCAGCGGTCGGGTCCAGGACGCAGACTCGACCCCCGCCGGATTGAGGCGCCGCTCACTGATACTGAGACGAAATCATTGACGAATGTCAGTGACTATGGTATAGTTCTGCCATCAAACCGGCATGATGCCGTGCGCTTGAGTGGCTTGAGAGAGGGGGCACCAGTGGAGAACCGCTACGGCATGACAGTGGTCGCAGCAGCTGTTGCGGCGGTCATCGCGCTTTCGTGCGCTCCGACCGCTGCCGCGACGGATGTGTATGTCGCCGACGGCGCCGCGTGCAGCATCGCCGCGTACACCGACACGGTCCCGGCGTTCCTCTCGACGCAAGAGCTCTGCTTCGTTGAAGGCATGGCCATCGACCGACAAGGGAAGCTCCTCGTCGCGGCATATCAGCTGGGCGTCGCACGCGTCGATCCGGCAACGTCGGAGATCACCGTGCTCGATCCGTATGCGTACCAGCCTGGCGACGTCTACCCCGACTGCCTCTCCGACGACGTCTACTTCGTCACGTACTCCTATCCGGCGCTCTACGTCCTGCCGGGCGGAACAGGGCCAGGCCAGTACTGCATGTCGTTCGACAGAACGCCCGTGGACATCCAGGTCTATCCGTCCGGTGACAGGGCCGGGCACCTGCTCGTGCTCTTCGAGAGCGAGGAGATGGAGCCCGCGTACCTCGCGGAGTTCCGGCGCACGGGGCCGACGAGCTTCGAGGTGCTGCCGCCCGCTCTTGAAGAGGCCACGGAGTACGCCAGGGGCTTCGCGATCCGCCCCGACGGCCGGATCGTGCTCCTCGACCAAGAGACGGGCATGTACGACGTCGGCCCCGGGGGTCAGCTCACGCACTTCGGGCCGTCCGCCGGGCTCTGGGGCAGCGACATCGACATCGGGGCCGATGGGACCATCTACGTCGTGGACGGGGAGGTGTCCCTGACGCACCGGTTCGACCCCGACGGCCACTGGATCCTCCCCAGCCTCAACACCGTCGTCGATCAACCGCGCGCCGTCGCTGCGGTGGGACTCACGCCGTCGCCGCCGGGCGAGGGCGTTCCTGTGATCCCGGTCGAGGGCGTCGAGCTCCTGTTCGAGAGCGTCGCGGAGGGTGGGTTCACCTGGGCGACGACGACCACGACGACGAGCCGCACGAGCCCGGGCGGGAACACGCTGCCCGAGTACGCGGCTGCGCCCGCCGGCAGGGACGGCTTCACGTACGTGTCGCTCGCGACAACGGCGACCTACGAGAACCTCATCCAGGTGGACGTTCTGCTCCCGGGCAGCCGTCTCTTCTTCGCGCACGGGATGGGGGAGGTGTTCCAGGACGTGACGGTCGAAGGGACGATCGAGGACGCGCGCGGCGTGATCTCGCGCTTCTCCGAGGTGGTCGCGGTGGACGACTCCCGCCCCCTGGGCGCCGTCGTTGACGACAAGTTCGCGCGGCTCCACGACATCCTGAGTCCCGACATCGCCGCGCGGCGCTCCGCCGTCGAGTCGGCCAAGCGGTCGCTGCGCGCGCGCGCCCTCACGGCGGAGCGGTTCTACCGCACGGGCGCCACGGCGGCGGCGATCAACGAGCTTGGGCAGCTCAACGACGCGACGCGCGCGTTCGCGGGGTCCGCCATTCCGAACTCGTCCGCGAGCCCCGGCGGCAACCTCGCCGGCGAGATCCTGTCGCGGTCGAAGACGCTCATGTTCAGCCTGTCGGCTCTGCGAGGTTCCTTCGACGAGCTCGCCCCCGGGCGCGTCGCGTCGTCGCTCTCGCTCGCGTGCGGGAACCCCGCGCGCGGCGAGTGCCGGATGACGCTCGCCGGCCCCGCCGGGTCGCGCGCGGTCGTGACGCTCCACACCGTATCCGGGAGGTTCGTGAGGACGCTGTACGACGGCGTGCTCTCCGGTGGGGTTGAGTCGCTGGTCTGGGACGGCGCCGACGCGGATGGATGGCCCGCGGCCTCGGGCGTGTACTTCGCGCGCGTCGAGTCCGGTGGCGATGCCGAGAGCGCCAAGGTCGTGTTCGTTCGCTAGGACATCGGAAGAGGTGCACATGCGGCCACGTCACGCGGTCCTTCTTGCCGCGCTGCTCGTCGGGCTCGCGCCCACAGCAGCGCACGGGATCCTGAAGCTCTACGCGGCCGACGCCGAGAGCGCGCGGATCTGGGGGTTCGCCGGCATCGAGCCCTTCGTGATCACCCGTGCCGGTTCGTTCGGCGGCGTCCAGGACATGGCGATCGCCTCGGACGGGCGCATCCTCGTCGCGAGCGCCGCGGGGCGGATCTCTGCGGTCAGCCTCGGGACCGGCGGCGTCGAGGACCTGGTCACCGGGGTAGCTCCTCTCGAGCTCTACCCGGACGGTGAGTCCACGGACATCTACTTCGTGAAGGATGACTCCGTCTCGCTCTGGGTTCTGCCGGGAGGCGGGGGGACCGCCGAGAGCTGCATGACGTTCCGCGGCCCGGTGCTGGACCTCCTCGTCGCGCCGATGGGGCCGAGGAAAGGGCACGTCATCGCGCTGATCGGTGCCCGCGGGGACACGCTCCCGTACATCGCGGAGTACGAACGCACGGGTCCGACGACCTTCACCGAGCTCGATCCGATCGTTGAGGAGGCGACCGCGAACGCGATCGACCTTGCCCTCCGGCCGAACGGCGCGCTCGTGCTCCTGGACCGCGCGTTCGGCCTTCACAACGTCGGCCCTGACGGCGGGCTTCAGCAGTTCGGACCCGGGCACATCGGCGCGGGCTCGGACGACGTGGACATCGGCTCGGACGGCACCATCTACGTCGCGAGCGCCTCGATGTGCAGGATCCACCGGCTCAACCCCATGGGGCAGATCATCAATCCGGCGCTCACGATGCCGAACGCGTGCCCGAGCGCCCTCGTCGCGCTAGGGTTCACCCCGACGCCGCCCGGCGCGGGCGTCCAGGTGAACCCGGCCGAGCACGTCGAGCTTCGTCTCGAGAGCGTCGCGGAGGGCGGCTACTCGTCGGCCGTGCTGACGGAGTCCGCGAGCAGGACCAGTCCGCAGGGGAACACGCTTCCGTTCTACGCGGCGCTCCCCGACGGAGAGACGGTGTTCACCTACGTCGGGCTCTCGTCCACCGCGACGCATGAGAACCTCATCCAGGCGGACGCCCTGATGCCGGGGACCCGGCTGTTCGCGTGCGCGTCGTCGGGCTCTTCGAGGGGCATGTTCAGGGACGTGACAGTCGAGGGGAGCATCGAGGACGCCCGCGGCGTCATCTCTCGGTTCGACGAGTTCGTGCTCGTCGTGGACAACCGGCCGGCGGGCGACGTCGCAGACAACAAGTTCGGGATGCTCGATGAGATCCTCGTTCCAGGCGCCGATGATCCTCAGGAGCTGCAGGCGGCGAAGGCGGAACTTGAGGTCTACGCCGACCAGGCGTTCGCGTACTACGGCTCGTACCTCTACGCGTGGGCCATCGACGAGCTCTCCGCCATGAACGCCGTCATCCGCGGCTATGCTGGAAGCGTCATCCCCAACTCGCCGGCCCATCCCTTGGGCAACCTCGCGGGTGAGATGCTCTCGCGCTCGAAGACGCTCATGTTCACGCTCGGTCTCCTGACGCCGCCCACCGACGTGCCCGGCGTGCCCGTCGCCGGCGAGGCCGCGTACTCGCTCTCGTACGCGAGCCCCTCGCGGGACGAGTGCAGGTTGGAGCTGGCCGGTCCGGCGGCCGGGCGCGTGACCGTGACGGTCTGCACGACGGCGGGTCGCGTCGTGAGGACGCTCTACGACGGGCCGTTCGCGGGCGGGCGCGCGACGATCGTGTGGGACGGCACGGACGACGCGGGACAGCGGGCGGCGTCGGGCGTGTACTTCGCGCGCGTGGAATCCGGCGGCGAGGCGGCGACGGGGAAGGTCGTCCTCATCCGATAGTGCGCTGCGGGCGGCAAGCGGAGACGGCGCCGGCCGGGGGCACAAAACCCCTGCCGGCGCCGGGCGCTTTCTGCTAGGCTCCGGCGCGCGGTGAGCGGTCGTCAGGGGCGTCGCGGCGCTGAGGCGCGCGGCAGCCACGGAGCGCGGGCATGATCGGCAGGACCATCACGCACTATCGGATCCTGGAGGAGATCGGTCGCGGCGGCATGGGCGTCGTCTACGCCGCCGAGGACACGAAGCTCGGACGCAGGGTCGCGATCAAGATGCTCCCGCGGGATCTCACCGGCGACCCGGAGCGCCTCGGCCGCTTCGTCCGGGAGGCGCAGGCTACCTCGGCGATCAACCACCCGAACATCGCGACGATCTACGAGATCGACGAGGCGGACGGCGCCACGTTCATCGCGATGGAGTTCGTCGAGGGGCGGACGCTGCGCGCGCTGATCGGAAGCGCGCTGCTCGCGCCGCGCGACGTCGTGGGCATCGGGCTCCAGCTCGCCACGGGTCTTGGGAAGGCGCACGAGCTGGGGATCGTCCACCGCGACATCAAGCCCGAGAACGTCATCGTGCGGCCGGACGGGATCGTGAAGATCCTCGACTTCGGGCTCGCCAAGCTGCTCGCTGCGCCCGAGGCCGGCGACACGACCGGCGCGATGACGCTCACCGAGGCGGGCGTCGTGCTCGGCACCGCGCGGTACATGTCGCCGGAGCAGGCGCAGGGCAGGCCCGCGGACGCGCGCTCCGACGTCTTCTCAGCCGGCGCCGTGCTGTACGAGATGGCCGCAGGCAGGCCGGCGTTCCCGGGCGACGGCCGCCTCGACGTGCTGTACGCAGTCGTGACGAGGGCCCCGGATCCGATCCCGGATGAGGGCAGCTTCCCCGCGGCGTTCACGGCGGTCGTCGCCCGCGCGCTCGCGAAGGAGCCGGACGACCGGTTCCGCGACTGCGCCGCCATGGCCGCCGCGCTGCGCGAGGCCGCGACCGCCGCTGCGGTGGACGGCGCGGCCGTGGGGGCCGCCCCTTCGCTCACCGGGCGCTCGTGGGCGACGGCGACCGGCGCCGCCGCGCCTCGCGCGGAGACGGGTGGCCCGCGCCATGCGCTCGCCGTGCTTCCCCTTCGCAACGTGAGCGGGGCCGCGGACGCCGCATGGATGCAGTCCGGCCTCCAGATCATGCTCTCGAGCGAGCTCGCGCACGTCCCCGCCGTGCGCGTCGTCTCGCCCGACAGGCTCAACGCCGTGCTCGCCGATCTCCGGATCGAGCCCGGCTCCCCGCTCGACGCCGCCACGCTGAGGTCGCTCTCGGAGCACCTGAGCGCCGACACGATCGTGTGCGGAAGCTACGTCAGGCTCGGCCCCGCGACCAGGATCGACCTCGTCGTCACGCAGCCGGCGACGGGAGCGGAGTCGCACGTCAGGTTCGACGGGGAGGACGACGCGGCGCTCCTCGACGCGGTGGGGCACCTCGCGGCCGAAACGCTGCGCGTGATCGAGGTCGGCGCGGAGCGCGACCTTGTCACGACCATGGTCGGCGAGAAGGGCTCGCGCGATCCGGAGTCGGTCAAGGCGTACGTGGACGGCCTCTCGAAGCTGTATCAGGGGAACAACGCCGAGGCGGCCGCGCTGCTCCGGGATGCGACGGAGCGGGACCCCGGCTTCGCCCTGGCGTTCACGTATCTCGGCGAGGCCCTGTCGAACCTCGGGCGCGACGACGATGCGGCCGGGGCGCTGGCGACGGCCGTCGGGCTGTCGCGGACGCTTCCGCGCGCCGACCGGCTCTTCGTGGCGGCGCGCCAGGCGCTCGCGGCGGGCGAGGCGACCCGCGCCATCGAGGCGTTCGAGGAGCTCACGAGGCTCCTCCCGAACAACCTCGGGGCGTTCTACGAGCTCG comes from the Candidatus Effluviviaceae Genus I sp. genome and includes:
- a CDS encoding tetratricopeptide repeat protein — protein: MIGRTITHYRILEEIGRGGMGVVYAAEDTKLGRRVAIKMLPRDLTGDPERLGRFVREAQATSAINHPNIATIYEIDEADGATFIAMEFVEGRTLRALIGSALLAPRDVVGIGLQLATGLGKAHELGIVHRDIKPENVIVRPDGIVKILDFGLAKLLAAPEAGDTTGAMTLTEAGVVLGTARYMSPEQAQGRPADARSDVFSAGAVLYEMAAGRPAFPGDGRLDVLYAVVTRAPDPIPDEGSFPAAFTAVVARALAKEPDDRFRDCAAMAAALREAATAAAVDGAAVGAAPSLTGRSWATATGAAAPRAETGGPRHALAVLPLRNVSGAADAAWMQSGLQIMLSSELAHVPAVRVVSPDRLNAVLADLRIEPGSPLDAATLRSLSEHLSADTIVCGSYVRLGPATRIDLVVTQPATGAESHVRFDGEDDAALLDAVGHLAAETLRVIEVGAERDLVTTMVGEKGSRDPESVKAYVDGLSKLYQGNNAEAAALLRDATERDPGFALAFTYLGEALSNLGRDDDAAGALATAVGLSRTLPRADRLFVAARQALAAGEATRAIEAFEELTRLLPNNLGAFYELALACELEGDWEKAAANLERVVELDPKFAAAVFALGRVHIKKGDCEKALEELHRALSLHVLSGNREGEATVLNAIGLSHFWLDRHDDALKRYGESLAIKRDIGDTRGMSATLSNMAVVYQVRGDYERSIATYREALELSEKLGDKQGVAENCINLGTVLEEQGRLDDALDSYKRALEIEPELGDRMAEILCLNNIGNVYLTQGRVDDAEVYIDRALEARRELGEKKGVAISLNYVGNIARLRGQYDKALARYLEALEIFRAIKWAGGEAETLVYMASVMAARGRHAAALESLADAERVYGELGDQCGAAVVLTARADAECALGDCAAAAATVERAVSAADSVGSNDLRAGALLARGRVRRLLGDAAAALEDLEAARAAADACGARITALRVQIELAHARVAAGSAERAVELAADAVDEAKALRLGSLLAEAQLASEEALRAAGRPRDAATQTP